One window of Triticum dicoccoides isolate Atlit2015 ecotype Zavitan chromosome 5A, WEW_v2.0, whole genome shotgun sequence genomic DNA carries:
- the LOC119302691 gene encoding la-related protein 1B-like, whose protein sequence is MSPAAGGAAPTQPAASAAPAPTVIAAPPPPQAPSRENPRDPAAQAEGADPGNAAARKTAWNVPPPPPAPVGGIMGGDESWPALADTAARAWPKSSSSDSLKSLSDGSAPSAPEDPIVPLVPLPQPQSVPTLISTASSPGSASTSPPPTATTTASPPQNSSTGQPILVRHGGSNGGNNGEGGGGNVSTHSQSTGNYSSDGNSSSGGDGNWNDGGLNGGSNLNSSVHSGAIGGSGIDNSRRVFGSNNWNGNGRGGGSYNNATGSGDGGNRYNGGSGSGHWNNNARHGSGNSNGFGARGGRNRRDHERGSNFSPRNYSRALPVQQQQPGYYQPGPFQRPPPPSPAAAHFMVPQPFVPYVQPIPYPADLQGSYPYYVTQVEQQFQNMHLIRPPMQPLAFQQDQINLQRDIQLQIEHYFSTNNLCHDTYLRERMDNQGWVPIDLIASFPMLTRFTMLGIDTNYILDSIRGSELLEVQGNNVRRRNDWAAWLLHRGPPPSN, encoded by the exons ATGTCGCCGGCCGCTGGAGGCGCCGCGCCCACGCAACCGGCGGCCAGCGCCGCCCCGGCGCCGACGGtgatcgccgcgccgccgccgccccaggccCCGTCGCGGGAGAACCCGCGCGATCCGGCCGCGCAGGCGGAGGGGGCCGATCCCGGCAATGCGGCGGCGAGGAAGACGGCGTGGAacgtgccgccgccgcccccggcaCCCGTCGGCGGCATCATGGGCGGCGACGAGTCGTGGCCGGCGCTCGCCGACACGGCCGCGCGGGCCtggcccaagtcctcctcctccgaCTCCCTCAAGTCCCTCTCCGACGGCTCCGCCCCCTCCGCGCCG GAGGATCCGATTGTGCCACTGGTGCCGCTGCCGCAGCCACAGTCAGTTCCTACTCTGATCTCCACTGCCTCAAGTCCAGGCTCTGCCTCTACTTCTCCTCCTCCCACTGCCACCACCACGGCCTCGCCGCCACAGAACAGCAGCACAGGCCAGCCAATTTTAGTTCGGCATGGTGGCAGTAACGGTGGTAACAATGGAGAGGGCGGCGGTGGCAATGTGAGCACTCATAGCCAGAGCACTGGTAATTACAGTAGTGATGGGAACAGCAGCAGTGGTGGTGACGGTAACTGGAATGATGGGGGTCTTAATGGTGGCAGCAACTTGAACTCTAGTGTTCATAGCGGCGCCATTGGTGGCAGTGGTATTGACAATAGTAGGAGAGTGTTCGGCAGTAACAATTGGAATGGCAACGGTCGTGGTGGTGGCAGCTACAACAATGCCACCGGCAGTGGTGATGGGGGCAACAGATATAACGGCGGTAGTGGCAGCGGCCACTGGAACAATAATGCCCGACATGGTAGTGGTAATAGTAATGGCTTTGGTGCTCGTGGTGGTCGGAATCGCCGTGACCATGAAAGAGGGAGTAATTTCTCACCAAGGAACTATTCCCGTGCATTGccagtgcagcagcagcagccgggCTACTACCAGCCTGGACCATTTCAACGACCACCACCGCCATCACCTGCTGCTGCCCATTTCATGGTGCCACAACCTTTTGTGCCATATGTTCAACCCATTCCGTATCCTG CCGATTTACAAGGCTCCTATCCTTACTATGTCACACAAGTTGAGCAGCAGTTTCAAAACATGCATCTTATCCGGCCGCCAATGCAGCCATTGgcgtttcagcaagatcaaattaatctCCAACGTGACATTCAGCTGCAGATCGAGCACTATTTTAG cACTAATAATCTTTGCCACGACACATACTTGAGGGAACGTATGGATAATCAAGGATGGGTGCCTATTGATCTAATCGCTTCATTTCCTATG TTGACCAGGTTCACAATGTTGGGAATAGATACCAACTATATACTAGATTCTATCCGAGGCTCTGAGTTGTTGGAAGTGCAG GGAAATAATGTCCGAAGACGCAATGATTGGGCAGCATGGTTACTCCACCGAGGCCCACCACCTTCAAATTAG